A part of Denitratisoma oestradiolicum genomic DNA contains:
- a CDS encoding CaiB/BaiF CoA transferase family protein — protein MSRALEDVIVLDLGRQFCTALSAAFLADFGARVIRLDLLPRVAEDRPAGWNHEADLIHRNKESLALEPRSERGQALLKELIAKADVIVTDWQRDELAALGLDYDSAVVLNPGLIYGRLSGFGPVGPDADLPAIDELAAARTGMMPILQQPGQPPVYTGAGAMHATVMLAFGIVTALTHRLDSGEGQTVDVSLFGANMYGAALDLQAFLAIGKGDRLLNPISRLDVSNPMSGSLYPSSDGRWVTLTMPDTDRWWPVFSAMVGIATDDPRFDSHDKRTEINRLALIQALEAAFQKQPGSYWRAAFMENQMSADVIEQFDYPANDPQVLANRYIMELDHPSHGKVKSLGFPIFMSASPARLERLAPCVGQHSAQVLSEVLGYSEDAIYQLTSSGVVA, from the coding sequence ATGAGCCGAGCGCTTGAAGACGTCATCGTACTGGACCTGGGCCGGCAGTTCTGCACGGCCCTGTCGGCCGCCTTCCTGGCGGACTTTGGTGCCCGGGTGATCCGCCTGGACCTGCTGCCCCGGGTGGCGGAAGACCGGCCAGCGGGCTGGAACCATGAAGCCGACCTGATTCACCGCAACAAGGAAAGCCTGGCCCTGGAGCCCAGGAGCGAACGGGGGCAAGCCCTGCTCAAGGAGCTCATTGCCAAGGCGGATGTCATCGTCACCGACTGGCAGCGGGATGAACTGGCAGCCCTGGGGCTGGATTACGACAGTGCCGTGGTGCTTAACCCCGGGCTGATCTACGGTCGGCTCTCCGGTTTTGGCCCGGTGGGCCCGGACGCTGATCTGCCAGCCATCGATGAGTTGGCGGCGGCGCGTACCGGGATGATGCCCATTCTGCAGCAGCCGGGGCAGCCTCCCGTGTATACCGGGGCCGGCGCCATGCACGCCACCGTGATGCTGGCCTTTGGTATCGTCACGGCACTGACCCACCGCCTGGATAGCGGCGAAGGCCAGACCGTGGATGTGTCCCTGTTCGGCGCCAATATGTATGGCGCGGCCTTGGACCTCCAGGCCTTCCTGGCCATCGGCAAGGGGGATCGGCTGCTGAACCCCATTTCGCGCCTGGATGTTTCCAATCCCATGTCCGGATCCCTCTACCCGAGTTCCGATGGTCGCTGGGTCACCCTGACCATGCCCGATACCGACCGCTGGTGGCCGGTGTTTTCGGCCATGGTGGGCATTGCCACCGATGATCCCCGTTTCGACAGCCACGACAAGCGCACCGAGATCAACCGCCTGGCTCTGATTCAGGCGCTGGAAGCGGCTTTCCAGAAGCAGCCGGGGAGCTACTGGCGCGCTGCCTTCATGGAAAATCAGATGTCGGCGGACGTGATCGAACAGTTCGACTACCCGGCCAACGATCCCCAGGTGCTGGCCAATCGTTACATCATGGAACTGGATCATCCCAGCCATGGCAAGGTGAAGAGCCTGGGCTTCCCCATCTTCATGAGCGCAAGCCCTGCCCGACTGGAGCGCCTGGCGCCCTGCGTTGGCCAGCACAGCGCCCAGGTCTTGAGCGAAGTGCTGGGTTACAGCGAAGACGCCATCTACCAGCTGACGTCCTCGGGCGTCGTGGCCTGA
- a CDS encoding response regulator yields MQEKQLRRILVVDDEPNIVNAVRRELSSPPFVRYRYEVEGFTDPTLALARAGEQTFDVVISDYRMPAMDGLAFLKALAQVQPDCARIVLSGQTDMDGLVRMINETHIYRFVPKPWHDYYLKGSVAQALDYFATLIEHKRLAELVRGNQIQSPLEPERVVEQLLIVDDDPQVLSSLSRVLTHHSKRDDLFAAIRTEIGQASGTQLQEDQINVQVTTSPRQALRMAETTDFSCIVADYRMPEMDGIELLERFSDLRPDCTRILVSGQIGEADLVKAIGSARIFAYIAKPWTDFELKAQIALALSRRHMLKENRLLADMVKMSRQLG; encoded by the coding sequence ATGCAGGAAAAACAGCTCCGCCGGATACTGGTGGTCGATGATGAACCCAATATCGTCAATGCCGTACGCCGGGAACTGAGTTCCCCCCCCTTTGTGCGCTACCGCTACGAGGTGGAGGGTTTCACCGATCCCACCCTGGCCCTGGCCCGCGCCGGGGAGCAGACTTTCGACGTGGTGATCAGCGACTACCGCATGCCAGCCATGGATGGTCTGGCCTTTCTCAAGGCCTTGGCGCAAGTTCAGCCCGATTGCGCCCGCATCGTGTTGAGTGGCCAGACCGACATGGATGGTCTGGTTCGCATGATCAATGAAACCCATATCTACCGCTTCGTTCCCAAGCCCTGGCACGACTATTATCTGAAAGGTTCGGTGGCACAGGCCCTGGATTACTTCGCCACCCTGATCGAGCACAAGCGCCTGGCCGAACTGGTGCGCGGCAATCAGATCCAGTCGCCACTGGAGCCTGAGCGGGTGGTGGAGCAATTGCTGATTGTGGACGACGATCCGCAGGTACTGAGTAGCTTGTCCCGTGTGCTGACCCATCATTCCAAGCGGGATGACCTATTTGCTGCGATTCGTACGGAAATCGGCCAGGCCTCGGGCACTCAGCTCCAGGAGGACCAGATCAATGTCCAGGTGACGACCTCGCCGCGTCAAGCCCTCAGAATGGCGGAAACCACCGATTTCTCATGCATCGTCGCCGATTACCGGATGCCTGAAATGGACGGAATCGAATTGCTGGAACGATTTTCCGACCTGCGTCCCGACTGTACCCGCATCCTTGTCAGCGGGCAGATCGGGGAGGCCGACCTGGTCAAGGCCATCGGTTCCGCCAGAATTTTTGCCTATATCGCCAAGCCCTGGACCGACTTCGAGCTGAAGGCGCAAATCGCTCTCGCTCTTTCCCGTCGGCACATGCTCAAGGAGAATCGCCTTCTCGCCGACATGGTGAAAATGAGTCGCCAGCTCGGCTAG
- a CDS encoding ATP-binding protein — protein sequence MFDPEQRSETADRRAAADIRQIMAARVTAMLAINEQGNRLPEREFLTFGLEAAERLTHSTMGFLHFVNEDQETLELVTWTAGALAHYDTVCESHYPLGQAGIWAACFHSRRPLVCNDYASAKDHNGIPAGHVEMKRLIAIPVIESDKVRMILGVGNKDSNYGDFDVDTLQLIGNSLWHIAHSARIERALATSLEKVQTILNTVSEAIFLHDENGAIVEVNASAMGMYGYGREVFLNLRFDDLIENISPHSTAEVQAMLAAVRSGIPQNFEWQARRFGGELFWVDGSVRLVTIGGQTFLLTVVRDITERRRLQVIADAHVRDLVALNKKLEDAHIQVLQSEKMASIGQLAAGVAHEINNPVGYVISNISSLEKYLHDFVTMLDVYEKAEPAMEATTRDAVRRLREELDIGYLKRDVVSLLAESREGVGRVRKIVQDLKDFSRVGAEDEWQWTDIHEGLDSTLNIVWNELKYKTTVEKAYGDLPQIYCLPSQLNQVFMNLLVNAAHAIENKGIVILRTGREGRMVWVEVEDNGSGISPENLTRIFDPFFTTKPVGKGTGLGLSVSYSIVQKHQGRIEVRSEPGKGTVFRVWLPIEPVQGQATQV from the coding sequence ATGTTTGATCCTGAGCAGCGGAGCGAAACGGCAGACCGACGCGCCGCGGCGGACATCCGCCAGATCATGGCGGCACGAGTGACGGCCATGCTGGCCATCAACGAGCAGGGCAATCGCCTGCCGGAACGGGAGTTCCTCACCTTCGGTCTGGAAGCCGCCGAGCGGCTGACCCACAGCACCATGGGTTTCCTGCACTTCGTCAATGAGGACCAGGAAACGCTGGAGCTCGTGACCTGGACCGCCGGTGCCCTGGCCCATTACGATACCGTCTGCGAATCTCATTATCCCCTCGGGCAGGCCGGCATCTGGGCGGCCTGCTTCCATAGCCGCCGCCCCCTGGTCTGCAACGATTATGCCTCGGCCAAGGATCACAATGGTATCCCGGCGGGTCATGTGGAAATGAAGCGGCTGATTGCGATACCAGTGATCGAGAGCGACAAGGTGCGCATGATTCTCGGCGTCGGCAACAAGGACAGCAACTACGGCGATTTCGATGTCGATACCCTGCAACTGATCGGCAACAGCTTGTGGCATATCGCCCATAGTGCCCGCATCGAGCGCGCCCTGGCCACCAGCCTGGAAAAGGTACAGACCATCCTCAATACCGTCAGCGAGGCGATTTTTCTTCACGACGAGAACGGTGCCATCGTGGAGGTCAATGCCTCCGCCATGGGAATGTACGGTTATGGTCGAGAGGTCTTCCTCAATCTTCGTTTCGACGATCTGATCGAGAATATTTCTCCCCATTCCACAGCGGAGGTCCAGGCCATGCTCGCCGCCGTTCGCTCCGGTATCCCCCAGAATTTCGAATGGCAGGCCCGCCGCTTCGGGGGGGAGCTGTTCTGGGTCGATGGCAGTGTCCGTCTGGTCACCATCGGCGGGCAGACTTTTCTGTTGACAGTGGTCAGGGACATTACCGAGCGCAGGCGACTACAGGTGATCGCCGATGCCCACGTGCGCGATCTGGTCGCCCTCAACAAGAAACTGGAGGATGCCCACATCCAGGTGTTGCAATCGGAAAAAATGGCTTCCATCGGCCAATTGGCTGCCGGCGTGGCCCATGAGATCAACAACCCGGTGGGCTATGTGATCTCCAACATCAGCTCCCTGGAAAAATATCTGCATGATTTTGTCACCATGCTGGATGTCTACGAAAAGGCGGAGCCGGCCATGGAGGCGACGACGCGGGACGCGGTGCGGCGCCTGCGGGAGGAACTGGACATCGGCTACCTCAAACGGGATGTCGTCTCCCTGCTGGCCGAGTCCCGGGAGGGAGTCGGCCGGGTACGCAAGATCGTCCAGGACCTGAAGGACTTTTCCCGGGTGGGTGCCGAGGACGAATGGCAATGGACGGATATCCATGAGGGCTTGGACAGTACCCTCAACATTGTCTGGAACGAACTCAAGTACAAGACTACGGTGGAAAAGGCCTATGGCGACCTGCCCCAGATATATTGCCTGCCGTCCCAGCTCAATCAGGTGTTCATGAACCTGCTGGTGAATGCCGCTCATGCCATCGAGAACAAGGGCATCGTTATCCTGCGCACGGGGCGGGAGGGCAGGATGGTCTGGGTCGAGGTGGAGGACAACGGGAGCGGCATCTCGCCGGAAAACCTGACGCGGATTTTCGATCCCTTTTTCACCACCAAGCCCGTGGGCAAGGGGACCGGCCTGGGCTTGTCGGTCTCCTACAGCATCGTTCAGAAACACCAGGGGCGCATCGAGGTCAGGAGCGAGCCTGGCAAGGGCACGGTATTTCGGGTCTGGTTGCCCATCGAGCCCGTCCAAGGTCAAGCGACGCAAGTGTGA
- a CDS encoding EAL domain-containing protein produces MGDSDGMNQSAVASLAGTTLLVVDDVPENLMVLGSLLRNAGYTVRVARSGAAALRYAALAPLPDLILLDLMMPGMDGYEVFQQLRANEATAAIPVIFLTALNQAQDVVRGLHMGAADYIVKPIEPEVVLARVRTQLEARQARDWLRDQNAFLEAEVVRRMAENRRIQDESERTQALLNHQRELILASAAEGIFGVDGGGIINFANPAAATLLGYGREDLRGRQVQEVLFPPGQEGGRQAGEDFSIRTAYQEGVVVEGKETLLWRQDGSPLAVEYSCTPILEEGSLRGAVITLQDISERKRYLEQLEHKSNYDDLTQLPNRNLLNDRLTHACQRSQGDGVAVLVLNLDRFKGINDSLGHGAGNQVLREAALRLRGAAENQHTLARIEGDEFVLVAEVTESAAVPLAQQMLQSLSKPFLIDEREFFLTGSIGIALFPRDGESVEVLLKNAMAAMYKAKGAGGDRFHFYAAEMNARSLERLELENGLRRAIDNDELVVHYQPLLSLRTGEIIGAEALVRWQHPERGLVMPGEFIPLAEECGLIVPLGEWVLRNACRQNKAWQAGGLPTVKVAVNLSARQFAAQDIVLLAGSILEETGLPPACLELELTESAVMADAEAFVHATERLKGLSIALTIDDFGTGFSSLNYLKRFSVDRLKIDQSFVRDIIHDANSAAIALAIISLAHSLKMLAIAEGVETEAQLNFLRARDCDEMQGFYFSKALPAAEFEAMLRQRRKLEFSSTSRLPQRTLLLVDDEPGVLSALKRLFRREGYHLLTAGGGMEALNLLASHEAGVVISDARMPEMSGAEFLGRARELYPNMVRIMLSGYTDLAAVTSAVNRGELFSFLTKPWDETELLDTVREAFRHQESRRQSHPGEQTGEGGGHV; encoded by the coding sequence ATGGGCGACAGTGATGGTATGAACCAATCAGCCGTGGCCTCGCTGGCGGGTACGACCTTGCTGGTGGTGGACGATGTACCCGAGAACCTCATGGTGCTGGGCAGCCTGCTACGGAATGCGGGGTATACCGTCCGGGTGGCCCGCTCGGGGGCCGCTGCACTGCGCTATGCGGCTCTTGCTCCCCTTCCCGACTTGATCCTGCTGGACCTGATGATGCCGGGCATGGATGGCTACGAGGTCTTTCAGCAGCTTCGTGCCAACGAGGCCACGGCCGCCATCCCGGTGATCTTTCTCACTGCCCTCAATCAGGCCCAGGATGTGGTTCGCGGTTTGCACATGGGGGCGGCCGACTACATCGTCAAGCCGATCGAGCCGGAGGTGGTGCTGGCGCGGGTGCGCACCCAGTTGGAAGCCAGGCAGGCCCGGGACTGGTTGCGGGACCAGAATGCCTTCCTGGAGGCCGAGGTGGTCCGGCGCATGGCGGAAAATCGCCGGATTCAGGATGAAAGCGAGCGGACCCAGGCCCTGCTGAATCACCAGCGGGAGCTGATCCTGGCCTCGGCGGCGGAGGGCATCTTCGGCGTCGATGGCGGGGGCATCATCAATTTCGCCAATCCGGCCGCGGCAACCCTGCTGGGGTATGGGCGGGAGGACTTACGTGGCCGGCAGGTGCAGGAAGTCCTCTTCCCGCCGGGACAGGAAGGCGGAAGGCAGGCAGGAGAGGACTTTTCCATCCGGACCGCCTATCAGGAAGGCGTCGTTGTGGAAGGCAAGGAGACCCTGTTGTGGCGCCAGGATGGCAGTCCTCTGGCCGTGGAATACTCCTGCACGCCGATCCTGGAGGAAGGCAGTCTGCGGGGAGCCGTGATCACCTTGCAGGACATCAGCGAACGCAAGCGTTACCTGGAGCAACTGGAGCACAAGTCCAACTATGACGACCTGACCCAGTTGCCCAACCGCAATCTGCTCAACGACCGTCTGACCCACGCCTGTCAGCGCAGCCAGGGGGATGGCGTGGCGGTGCTGGTCCTCAATCTTGACCGCTTCAAGGGCATCAATGACAGCCTGGGCCATGGGGCGGGCAATCAGGTATTGCGCGAGGCCGCGCTGCGCCTGCGGGGTGCCGCCGAGAATCAGCATACCCTGGCCCGTATCGAGGGAGACGAGTTCGTTCTGGTGGCCGAGGTTACGGAGTCGGCGGCGGTGCCTCTGGCCCAGCAGATGCTGCAATCCCTGTCCAAGCCGTTTCTCATCGACGAACGGGAGTTTTTCCTGACCGGCAGCATCGGCATCGCTCTGTTCCCCCGGGACGGGGAGAGCGTCGAGGTTCTGCTCAAGAACGCGATGGCGGCCATGTACAAGGCCAAGGGTGCGGGGGGCGATCGCTTTCATTTCTACGCCGCGGAAATGAATGCCCGTTCGCTGGAACGGCTGGAACTGGAGAACGGCCTGCGCCGGGCCATTGATAACGACGAACTGGTAGTGCACTATCAGCCCCTGTTGAGCCTGCGCACCGGCGAGATCATCGGCGCCGAGGCCCTGGTGCGCTGGCAGCATCCGGAGCGGGGTTTGGTGATGCCCGGTGAATTCATTCCCCTGGCCGAGGAATGCGGACTGATCGTGCCCCTCGGTGAGTGGGTGCTGCGCAATGCCTGCCGGCAGAACAAGGCCTGGCAGGCAGGAGGTCTGCCGACGGTGAAAGTCGCTGTCAATCTTTCGGCCCGGCAGTTCGCCGCCCAGGACATAGTGCTTCTGGCAGGTTCCATCCTGGAGGAGACCGGCCTGCCGCCGGCCTGTCTGGAACTGGAACTCACCGAAAGCGCGGTGATGGCCGACGCCGAAGCCTTCGTCCATGCCACGGAGAGGCTCAAGGGCCTGTCCATCGCTCTGACGATAGACGACTTCGGCACCGGCTTTTCGTCCCTCAACTACCTCAAGCGTTTTTCCGTGGATCGATTGAAGATCGACCAGTCCTTCGTCCGCGACATCATCCATGATGCCAACAGCGCCGCCATCGCCTTGGCAATCATCTCTCTGGCTCACAGCCTCAAGATGCTGGCCATTGCCGAGGGCGTGGAAACCGAGGCCCAGCTCAACTTCCTGCGGGCGCGGGACTGCGATGAAATGCAGGGCTTTTATTTCAGCAAGGCCCTGCCTGCAGCGGAGTTCGAAGCCATGCTGCGCCAGCGCAGGAAGTTGGAATTTTCATCCACGTCGCGGCTGCCGCAACGCACTTTGCTGCTGGTGGATGACGAACCGGGCGTGTTGTCTGCCCTGAAGCGGCTGTTCCGGCGCGAAGGTTACCACCTGCTTACCGCCGGAGGCGGCATGGAGGCACTCAATCTCCTGGCCAGCCATGAGGCAGGCGTGGTGATTTCCGATGCAAGGATGCCGGAAATGAGCGGCGCCGAGTTCCTGGGCAGGGCTCGGGAGCTTTACCCCAATATGGTGCGCATCATGCTCTCGGGTTATACCGATCTGGCGGCAGTCACCAGCGCCGTCAATCGGGGGGAGCTGTTCAGTTTCCTGACCAAACCCTGGGACGAAACCGAGTTGCTGGATACGGTACGCGAGGCCTTTCGTCATCAAGAGTCCCGTCGCCAGTCCCATCCTGGAGAACAAACTGGGGAAGGGGGAGGGCATGTTTGA
- a CDS encoding DUF1318 domain-containing protein: MRHALTALLFLATLASARAETVDGINYDMGTPPIVVTHHAMAQRFSRLIRFYQPGIMGVNNQGMVAIRPGIGDKLTLAQRQIAEKLIDAENHDRDSMAQAVADANGRRDAMSRIRAQLTRRWQGEMRAGWWIQNDQGEWVKKP, translated from the coding sequence ATGAGGCATGCATTGACCGCTCTGCTGTTCCTGGCGACCCTGGCCTCGGCCCGGGCCGAGACCGTCGACGGCATCAACTACGACATGGGCACGCCACCCATCGTCGTCACCCATCATGCCATGGCCCAGCGCTTCTCGCGCTTGATCCGTTTTTACCAGCCGGGCATCATGGGTGTGAACAACCAAGGCATGGTCGCGATCAGGCCAGGTATCGGCGACAAGTTGACCCTGGCCCAGCGCCAGATCGCCGAAAAACTGATCGACGCGGAAAACCATGACCGGGATTCCATGGCCCAGGCTGTCGCCGATGCCAACGGCAGGCGCGATGCCATGTCCCGCATCCGCGCGCAACTGACCCGGCGTTGGCAAGGGGAGATGCGCGCCGGTTGGTGGATACAGAATGACCAGGGGGAATGGGTCAAAAAGCCCTGA
- a CDS encoding SCO family protein, translating into MRLYLILLLSALTLLAGCGQPARFHATEIPDVDWGKTFSLQDPRGRTRRLEDFRGKVVVLFFGYTHCPDVCPTTLTTLRDVMGLLGDEAQRVQVLFVTVDPERDSAELLANYVPQFHPDFLGLRGDEAATAAMAQEFKVFYAKQPAGSSYSVDHSTASYAFDPQGRLRLVMRYGESARNVADDLKLLLSGK; encoded by the coding sequence ATGCGTCTCTACCTGATCCTCCTGTTATCTGCCCTGACCCTGCTGGCCGGCTGTGGTCAGCCGGCCCGATTCCATGCCACCGAAATCCCCGATGTGGATTGGGGCAAGACCTTCAGTCTTCAGGATCCCCGCGGTCGGACGCGGCGCCTGGAGGATTTCCGGGGCAAGGTGGTGGTGCTGTTTTTCGGCTACACCCATTGCCCTGATGTCTGTCCCACCACTCTCACTACCCTGCGTGATGTCATGGGACTGCTAGGGGATGAGGCCCAGAGGGTCCAGGTATTGTTCGTCACCGTGGATCCGGAACGGGACAGTGCCGAGTTGCTGGCCAATTATGTTCCCCAGTTTCATCCTGATTTTCTCGGCCTGCGCGGCGACGAGGCGGCGACGGCGGCAATGGCCCAGGAATTCAAGGTGTTCTACGCCAAACAGCCCGCCGGTAGCAGCTACAGTGTGGACCATTCCACGGCCAGCTATGCTTTCGACCCCCAGGGGCGTTTACGCCTGGTGATGCGCTACGGTGAAAGTGCTCGCAACGTGGCCGACGACCTCAAGCTGCTACTGTCCGGCAAATAG
- a CDS encoding cbb3-type cytochrome c oxidase subunit I: MVSISDGAARPMSRAWLWLGLAALIGSGLLAVLLVFSRTPGFQDFFPLRDFFRSALIVHVDLSVAIWFMAFAALLWSTIGGERLMLLNRAGFLLAALGTAVMTTAPFFPEAQPLLNNYIPVLRHPVFYASLLLCAAGFGLVLLRALFTSQIHASPLHLGLWLGALAGGLAWLGFAVSWVALPLTEDHAYFEMLFWAGGHTLQFQHTLLMLVAWFWMARQLELLPPGASLAQGGFFLLAALPLLVVPYLLLTTTAGSPEQMGGFARLMIYGHMAMLPLMVLILPALWRGWKLPSPAKSALLASFVLFTVGGVLGHLIQGVNVVIPAHYHGSIVGVTLAFMGMVYVLLPQLGYGAVKGRLARWQPYVYGGGQLLHILGLAWSGGYGVQRKVAGAEQVLTSLPQKVGMGMMGLGGFIAIIGGLLFVVVCLKAMTRRTGAD; the protein is encoded by the coding sequence ATGGTTTCCATTTCTGACGGCGCCGCCCGCCCCATGAGCCGCGCCTGGCTCTGGCTGGGTCTGGCCGCCCTGATCGGTTCCGGCCTGCTGGCGGTGCTGCTGGTGTTTTCCCGCACCCCAGGGTTCCAGGACTTCTTTCCCCTGCGGGACTTCTTCCGTTCCGCCCTGATCGTCCATGTGGATCTGTCGGTGGCGATCTGGTTCATGGCCTTCGCCGCCCTGCTCTGGAGCACGATTGGAGGGGAACGGCTGATGCTGCTGAACCGAGCCGGCTTCCTGCTGGCGGCCCTGGGGACAGCGGTAATGACGACGGCACCGTTTTTCCCCGAGGCCCAGCCCCTGCTCAACAACTACATCCCGGTGCTGCGCCATCCGGTGTTCTATGCCAGCCTGCTTCTCTGCGCCGCAGGCTTCGGCCTGGTGTTGTTGCGGGCGCTGTTCACCAGCCAGATCCACGCTTCGCCCCTGCATCTTGGGCTCTGGTTGGGCGCTCTGGCGGGTGGCCTGGCCTGGCTGGGCTTCGCCGTCTCCTGGGTGGCCCTGCCCCTGACCGAGGATCATGCCTATTTTGAGATGCTGTTCTGGGCCGGTGGCCACACCCTACAGTTCCAGCATACCCTGCTGATGCTGGTGGCCTGGTTCTGGATGGCACGGCAACTGGAACTCCTGCCTCCCGGAGCCTCCCTGGCCCAGGGGGGATTCTTTCTGCTGGCGGCCCTGCCCCTGCTGGTGGTGCCTTACCTGCTGCTCACCACCACGGCCGGCAGCCCGGAACAGATGGGGGGATTCGCCAGACTGATGATCTACGGCCACATGGCCATGCTGCCCCTGATGGTGCTGATCCTGCCGGCCCTGTGGCGCGGCTGGAAACTGCCCAGTCCGGCGAAGTCGGCCCTGCTGGCATCCTTCGTCCTATTCACCGTGGGCGGAGTGCTGGGACACCTGATCCAGGGCGTCAACGTGGTGATCCCGGCCCACTATCACGGCTCCATCGTCGGCGTGACCCTGGCCTTCATGGGCATGGTCTACGTGCTGCTGCCGCAACTGGGCTACGGCGCGGTGAAAGGCCGGCTGGCCCGCTGGCAACCCTATGTCTATGGAGGTGGGCAACTGCTGCACATCCTGGGCCTGGCCTGGTCCGGCGGCTACGGCGTACAGCGCAAGGTTGCCGGCGCGGAACAGGTGCTGACTTCCCTGCCCCAGAAGGTCGGCATGGGCATGATGGGTCTGGGGGGATTCATCGCCATCATCGGCGGCCTGCTCTTCGTGGTGGTCTGCCTGAAGGCGATGACCCGCAGGACCGGCGCCGACTGA
- a CDS encoding 2Fe-2S iron-sulfur cluster-binding protein — protein MIKPLQRLLRWFFMGAENTFNLAFGEKLNPFYHLGTITFWQFWLLVASGLYLYIFADTGVHDAYDSIEAITHVQWWAGGILRSIHRYATDGMILTMALHLTRHFAYDRYRGFRWFSWVSGVVLIWLVYVSGINGFMLVWDKLAQFIVVAVAEWFDALPIFNGTLIRNFIYEGAVNSRLFTLIAFVHIGAPLIVGFIMWIHVQRVPRAHINPPRPVAIAITLMFLVLALVKPILSQGGEADLGVVPHDLEFDWFQLPALALIYRWGPLPVWMLLLFLSALMFLVPWLPPKRRGNRQAEMTLTFHPDNRSVQARFGETLLDAGLRQDMNLPFDCRNGGCGVCKCTVLNGEVDPGLYQPSALSPEERTQGKVLMCCATALTDAEIEYAAGDMRGVPVRSFNVRVVQMQLLGHDVMQLKLALPSGEALAFKAGQYINILLENGERRSFSFANPPHDAASIELHIRLVPDGRFTPRVFHGMKMGDELHVEGPLGDFVLRESGRPIVLVAGATGFAPVKSMIEDAFHRGIRRPLYLYWGVRQRRDLYMAALPEQWMREHDNFHFVPVLSEPGTDDWTGRRGLVHEAILQDFPSLQGHEIYACGSVKMVEAVFPHFKAQGAEDGMCFSDAFTFAASSMALQPPEEPR, from the coding sequence ATGATCAAGCCCCTACAACGACTGCTGCGCTGGTTTTTCATGGGTGCCGAAAACACCTTCAACCTGGCCTTCGGTGAGAAGCTCAATCCCTTCTATCATCTGGGCACCATCACCTTCTGGCAATTCTGGCTGCTGGTGGCGAGCGGTCTCTATCTCTACATCTTCGCCGATACCGGGGTCCATGATGCCTACGATTCCATCGAGGCCATCACCCACGTTCAATGGTGGGCTGGCGGCATCCTGCGCAGCATCCATCGCTATGCCACCGACGGCATGATCCTTACCATGGCGCTGCACCTGACGCGCCACTTCGCCTACGATCGCTACCGAGGCTTCCGCTGGTTCTCCTGGGTGTCGGGGGTGGTGCTGATCTGGCTGGTCTATGTCTCGGGCATCAATGGATTCATGCTGGTCTGGGACAAGCTGGCCCAGTTCATCGTCGTTGCCGTGGCGGAGTGGTTCGACGCGCTGCCCATTTTCAACGGCACCCTGATCCGTAACTTCATCTACGAGGGGGCGGTGAACAGCCGGTTATTCACCCTGATCGCCTTTGTCCATATCGGGGCGCCCCTGATCGTCGGCTTCATCATGTGGATTCACGTCCAGCGGGTGCCCCGTGCCCACATCAACCCGCCCCGTCCAGTGGCCATCGCCATCACCCTGATGTTCCTGGTCCTGGCCCTGGTCAAGCCCATTCTCAGCCAGGGCGGGGAGGCGGACCTGGGCGTGGTGCCCCACGACCTGGAGTTCGACTGGTTCCAGCTACCGGCCCTGGCATTGATCTACCGATGGGGGCCGCTGCCGGTGTGGATGCTGCTGCTCTTCCTGAGCGCACTGATGTTCCTGGTGCCCTGGCTGCCGCCCAAGCGGAGGGGCAACCGGCAGGCGGAAATGACCCTGACTTTCCATCCGGACAACCGCAGCGTCCAGGCCCGCTTCGGCGAGACTTTGCTGGACGCTGGCCTGCGCCAGGACATGAACCTGCCCTTCGACTGCCGCAATGGCGGTTGCGGCGTCTGCAAGTGCACCGTGCTCAACGGCGAGGTGGATCCGGGGCTCTACCAGCCCAGCGCCCTGAGCCCCGAGGAACGGACCCAGGGCAAGGTGCTGATGTGTTGCGCTACCGCCCTCACCGATGCGGAAATCGAATATGCCGCCGGCGACATGCGTGGGGTGCCGGTGCGCAGCTTCAATGTGCGGGTGGTCCAGATGCAGTTGCTGGGCCACGATGTGATGCAGCTCAAGCTGGCCCTGCCCTCGGGGGAAGCGCTTGCCTTCAAGGCCGGCCAGTACATCAATATCCTGCTGGAAAATGGCGAGCGCCGCTCCTTCTCCTTCGCCAATCCACCCCATGATGCCGCATCGATCGAGCTGCATATCCGTCTGGTGCCGGATGGGCGCTTCACCCCCCGGGTCTTCCATGGCATGAAGATGGGCGATGAACTGCACGTCGAAGGTCCGCTGGGCGATTTCGTGTTGCGGGAATCCGGGCGTCCCATCGTTCTGGTGGCCGGCGCCACCGGTTTCGCGCCGGTCAAGAGCATGATCGAGGATGCCTTTCATCGTGGCATCCGACGGCCCCTATATCTCTATTGGGGCGTGCGCCAGCGACGTGATCTCTATATGGCGGCCCTGCCCGAGCAATGGATGCGGGAGCACGACAACTTCCATTTCGTTCCCGTGCTGTCGGAGCCCGGTACAGATGATTGGACAGGGCGACGGGGCCTGGTCCATGAGGCCATCCTCCAGGATTTCCCCAGCCTCCAGGGCCATGAAATCTATGCCTGCGGTTCGGTGAAAATGGTCGAGGCGGTGTTTCCCCACTTCAAGGCCCAGGGGGCGGAGGATGGCATGTGCTTCTCCGATGCCTTCACCTTTGCCGCCAGTTCCATGGCCCTGCAACCACCGGAAGAGCCCAGGTGA